The Desulfofundulus salinus genome includes the window TCCGGAGATGCTCTTGAGCTCCTGGCCAGGGCAAAGGTTAAAGTTGTGCATAACCCATTCGGCCGCACCCCGACCGAGGATGAAATGGTAGGGCTGATCCAGGGGATAGACGGGGTAATTGTCGGTACCGAACCCATAAGTGCTCGGGTTCTGGAACGAGCGGATCGGTTGAAGGTAATTGTTAGAAGAGGTACCGGGCTGGACAATATTGATCTGGCAATAGCCCGGCGAAAGGGTGTGCAGGTATTTAATACCCCGGGAACTGTTGAGGATTCGGTAGCCGAATTAACAATGGGGCTCATCCTTGCTTTGGCCCGACAATTGACAGTACTGGATAAAGCCCTTAAAAATAACCGGTGGTGGAAGCTGCCAGGTATTGAACTGGCTGGAAAGATTCTGGGTCTCGTGGGATTGGGACGAATCGGCCAGGCAGTGGCCGAAAGGGCCAAAGCATTTAAGATGAGGGTTATCTATTACAGCCGTACCAGGCGGTTTGATCTCGAAGAACGACTTGGGGTAACCTTTATGCGGTTGGACCAACTGTTGCAAGAGAGCGATTTTGTAACCCTCCATGTACCTTTAAGTAAGGAAACCACGGGTCTGATTGGAGAACGAGAATTAGCCCTGATGAAGCCTGCGGCCTTTCTCATTAATACAGCCAGGGGTGCGGTGATTGACGAAGAGGCATTATATCGCTTTTTAGAGGAGGGGCGGATAGCCGGAGCAGCTTTGGACGTGTTCAAGCAAGAACCTCTCCGCGATAGCCGGCTTCAAAAACTGGATAATGTTATTCTCACCCCTCACGTTGGTACCTACACGAAAGAAGCTGCCCAGAAAATGGATCTCAAGGCGGCCGAATTAGTCTTGAAAGTTCTTCAACCCTAAAAATTTCCGAAAGAGGTGGAGAAGATGAGTCAATTCAAGGTTGTGGTAACCGATTACGAGTATGGAAACCTTAAGTATGAAGAGGAGGTCCTGGCACGGGCTGGTATTACCCTGGTCCCTGCCCAGTGCCGGACCGAAGAAGAATTAATTGCCGCCTGTAAAGATGCCCACGGCCTGTTAAACCAGTATGCTCAAATTACAAGGCGCGTCATTGAGGCGCTGGATAACTGTAAAGTAATTGCCCGTTACGGGGTAGGAGTAAATACTATTGACCTTGCGGCGGCGACGGAAAAGGGGATTTGTGTGGTCAATGTGCCAGATTATTGCATGGACGAAGTTTCCGATCACGCTCTTGCCCTGCTGCTGGCCTGTGCCCGGAAAGTAGTTCTGTTAAATAACAGCGTGAAAGCAGGGACATGGGATTACAAAATAAGCAGGCCTATTTCACGCCTTCGGGGTCAAACCCTGGGAATTGTCGGATTTGGCCGTATACCCCGCACCCTGGCGGAAAAAGCAAAACCTTTTGGTTTTCATCTGCTGGTATATGATCCCTATCTTACCCAGGCAGACGTAGAACCTTACGGAGCTACTTTGGTTGAGTTGGAGGAGCTGCTGGCTAAATCTGACTTTGTTTCTGTGCATGCTCCGTTAACCCCGGAAACTTATCACCTGATTGGTGAAAAAGAATTGGGGTTGATGAAGCCCAGCGCATTCATTATTAATACCTCAAGAGGTCCTGTTATCGATGAAAAGGCCCTCATTAAAGCTTTGCAAGAGGGGCGCATTGCCGGAGCAGGGCTGGATGTCTTGGAAGAAGAGCCTGCTCCCCGGGATAATCCTCTGCTGACCATGGATAATGTCATTATCAACCCCCATGTTGCATGGTACTCCGAGCAAGCTGAAATAGAGCTGCGGACAAAGGCGGCCCAGGGAGTGGTAGAAGTGTTGCAAGGTTATTATCCCAGAAACCTGGTAAACAAAGAAGTTAAAGATAAAGTACATTTAAAAAGGCTACCGTAGCATAGAAGCGTGGTTTCAGGCTTCCAGGCTGTTGACAAAGGTGGTATTTTAAAAGCTTTAAATTTTGCATTAAAACAATATGAGATTTTTAAGAAGCTGAAGCGTGATTATTACGCTTCAGCTTTTTGGGTTGTTTAACTTACTTTTAAGGCCGGTGAATAAATGTTTAAAGGAATTCTTTTTGATCTGGACGGGACATTGATAGATACCCTACAGCTAATTGAAGAATGCTACCGTTTCACCTTTCACAAAAAAACTGGCCTGGACGTACCTGTTCAAAAAATTATGAAGCACCTGGGACTTCCCTTGAAGGATATCTGTACCATTTTTGCTCCAGACAGGGTTGAAGAAGCCATAAGTTATTACTTAGAAACCTATGACCGGCTCCATGACCGGCTTATCAAGGTATATCCCGGGGTATGGGAAGTTTTAGACCATATAAAGGACAATGGTCTCAAACTGGGAGTTGTTACGTCCAAAAACCGAACCAATACCGACAAGGCGTTAAATCTGTTTGGACTGGAGCAGTTTTTGGATGTAATAGTTAGTTCAGACGATTGTCGGCTTCATAAACCACATCCTGAGCCCGTAATAAAAGCATTAAGATTTTTGCAGATTGATCCCGGGCAAGTCCTTTTGATAGGTGACAGCCCTTATGATATTAGGGCCGGAAAAGCCGCCGGTGTTAAAACAGGCGGCATAACGTGGGGGGTATCTACCAGTGAGGAACTACTGGCTTATCAACCCGATTTTTTGCTAGGGGGTCTAAATG containing:
- a CDS encoding phosphoglycerate dehydrogenase; this encodes MKPTVLISSASFGRLSGDALELLARAKVKVVHNPFGRTPTEDEMVGLIQGIDGVIVGTEPISARVLERADRLKVIVRRGTGLDNIDLAIARRKGVQVFNTPGTVEDSVAELTMGLILALARQLTVLDKALKNNRWWKLPGIELAGKILGLVGLGRIGQAVAERAKAFKMRVIYYSRTRRFDLEERLGVTFMRLDQLLQESDFVTLHVPLSKETTGLIGERELALMKPAAFLINTARGAVIDEEALYRFLEEGRIAGAALDVFKQEPLRDSRLQKLDNVILTPHVGTYTKEAAQKMDLKAAELVLKVLQP
- a CDS encoding C-terminal binding protein, encoding MSQFKVVVTDYEYGNLKYEEEVLARAGITLVPAQCRTEEELIAACKDAHGLLNQYAQITRRVIEALDNCKVIARYGVGVNTIDLAAATEKGICVVNVPDYCMDEVSDHALALLLACARKVVLLNNSVKAGTWDYKISRPISRLRGQTLGIVGFGRIPRTLAEKAKPFGFHLLVYDPYLTQADVEPYGATLVELEELLAKSDFVSVHAPLTPETYHLIGEKELGLMKPSAFIINTSRGPVIDEKALIKALQEGRIAGAGLDVLEEEPAPRDNPLLTMDNVIINPHVAWYSEQAEIELRTKAAQGVVEVLQGYYPRNLVNKEVKDKVHLKRLP
- a CDS encoding HAD-IA family hydrolase translates to MFKGILFDLDGTLIDTLQLIEECYRFTFHKKTGLDVPVQKIMKHLGLPLKDICTIFAPDRVEEAISYYLETYDRLHDRLIKVYPGVWEVLDHIKDNGLKLGVVTSKNRTNTDKALNLFGLEQFLDVIVSSDDCRLHKPHPEPVIKALRFLQIDPGQVLLIGDSPYDIRAGKAAGVKTGGITWGVSTSEELLAYQPDFLLGGLNEVLDIIGLTGKARR